In a single window of the Pleurodeles waltl isolate 20211129_DDA chromosome 4_2, aPleWal1.hap1.20221129, whole genome shotgun sequence genome:
- the MIURF gene encoding mitochondrial ribosome and complex I assembly factor AltMIEF1, translating into MAAWSRTAVLTLYRALLRAGRQLQYTDRDFYFASVRREFRRNQGLTQLDEKARQLEKGQFFLRTRLGGLV; encoded by the coding sequence ATGGCGGCGTGGTCCCGTACAGCGGTACTCACCCTGTACCGGGCCCTGCTGCGAGCTGGACGCCAGCTGCAGTACACAGATCGTGACTTCTACTTTGCCTCTGTCCGCCGAGAATTTCGTCGCAACCAAGGCCTTACACAGCTGGACGAAAAGGCACGGCAACTGGAGAAGGGGCAGTTCTTTCTGCGCACCAGACTGGGAGGGTTGGTGTGA